A single window of Leeuwenhoekiella sp. MAR_2009_132 DNA harbors:
- a CDS encoding response regulator transcription factor translates to METENKKILLVEDDPNFGTVLKDYLSMNDYDVTHAKNGMEGFEKFKKDDFDLCILDVMMPYKDGFTLAKEIREKNEDVPIIFLTAKAMKEDVLKGYKVGADDYLNKPFDSEVLLMKIKAIMMRKATDSVADSKQFEFQIGGFFLNSKLRFLTYKEDEQIKLSPKENELLRLLALHENDLMPRELALTKIWRDDNYFTSRSMDVYIAKLRKYLKRDDTVEILNIHGEGFRLVVKSDEEKK, encoded by the coding sequence ATGGAAACTGAAAACAAAAAAATCTTACTCGTAGAGGACGATCCGAACTTTGGGACGGTATTGAAAGATTACCTTTCAATGAATGACTACGATGTAACTCATGCAAAAAATGGAATGGAAGGATTTGAGAAGTTCAAAAAGGACGACTTTGATCTTTGTATTCTAGATGTGATGATGCCGTATAAAGATGGTTTTACTCTTGCAAAAGAAATTCGCGAAAAAAACGAGGATGTGCCTATTATTTTCCTGACTGCTAAAGCGATGAAAGAAGATGTTCTTAAAGGCTATAAAGTAGGTGCAGATGATTATTTAAATAAACCTTTTGATAGTGAAGTGCTTTTAATGAAAATTAAAGCAATCATGATGCGTAAGGCAACAGATTCTGTAGCAGATAGTAAGCAGTTTGAATTTCAAATAGGTGGTTTCTTCTTAAATTCAAAATTACGTTTCCTTACTTATAAAGAAGATGAGCAAATAAAGCTTTCTCCTAAAGAGAATGAATTATTACGTCTTTTAGCTTTACACGAGAATGACTTAATGCCTCGCGAATTAGCACTTACAAAAATATGGAGAGATGATAACTACTTTACTTCTAGAAGTATGGATGTTTATATCGCTAAATTACGTAAGTATTTAAAGCGTGACGATACAGTAGAAATACTTAACATACACGGTGAAGGTTTCCGCCTTGTGGTTAAGAGTGACGAAGAGAAAAAATAG
- a CDS encoding sensor histidine kinase: protein MNKKLFVLLVVLMSLSLIGIIFVQGYWISNSIEAKRGQFGFNAKQVLNTVARDIQIKEVNTWYNPVLKMRDSLGIPDDVSLYDLIYKEEDSITNESYVFRNSIVEQDYKLSAPILDYEVDSIKFKKYLQRQYTEIIDKNDLDKAEVDRTTIFTRMSDLSDIERYNIEQAVMYITRKIPIHKRVDTKELERLLTMELAERDMETNFEYAIYSNNLVTNVRSEDFDIQSPDQNFSVPLFADNEGNSDYQLVANFPGEKKYVVSSVIGMGGLSILFTLIIVIAYSSALQQLVKQRQISEIKTDFINNMTHEFKTPIATINLALDAIKNPKINGNPEALTRYMGMIREENKRMHAQVENVLRISKLEKNELDIKKERLKLHDLIEDAIMHIELIVEDRQGYIKTHLGALKSSVLANESHFTNVLVNILDNAVKYSTDVPKIDIYTENLKNFILIKIKDQGDGMTKQVQKKIFDKFYREHTGDIHNVKGHGLGLAYAKRMVEDHAGEIWVQSEKGKGSTFIIKLPLIS from the coding sequence ATGAATAAAAAACTCTTTGTGCTACTTGTTGTGTTGATGAGCTTGTCCCTCATAGGCATTATATTTGTGCAGGGTTACTGGATTTCAAATAGTATAGAAGCAAAACGAGGGCAATTTGGTTTTAATGCCAAGCAAGTGCTTAATACTGTGGCTCGTGACATACAGATTAAGGAAGTAAATACCTGGTATAATCCTGTTTTAAAAATGCGTGACAGTCTGGGAATTCCAGACGATGTTAGTTTATATGATCTTATTTATAAAGAAGAAGATTCAATTACTAACGAGTCGTATGTTTTTAGAAATAGTATTGTAGAGCAGGATTACAAATTGAGTGCTCCTATTCTCGATTATGAAGTAGATAGTATCAAGTTTAAAAAATATCTTCAAAGACAATACACAGAGATTATTGATAAAAATGATCTGGATAAGGCAGAGGTAGACCGTACTACGATTTTTACCAGAATGTCTGATTTAAGTGACATCGAACGTTACAATATTGAACAGGCGGTTATGTATATTACCCGTAAAATTCCTATTCACAAACGTGTAGATACTAAAGAATTAGAGCGTTTACTCACAATGGAACTTGCTGAACGCGATATGGAGACTAATTTTGAATATGCCATATACAGTAATAATTTAGTTACTAATGTACGTTCTGAAGATTTTGATATTCAATCACCAGATCAAAATTTTAGTGTTCCGCTTTTTGCAGATAATGAAGGAAATAGTGATTATCAACTAGTTGCTAATTTTCCGGGAGAGAAAAAGTATGTCGTATCTTCTGTGATAGGTATGGGCGGCTTAAGTATCTTATTTACTTTAATTATAGTAATCGCTTACAGTAGTGCACTTCAGCAGTTAGTAAAACAGCGTCAGATTTCAGAAATCAAAACCGATTTCATCAACAACATGACGCACGAGTTTAAAACGCCAATAGCTACAATAAATTTAGCGCTTGACGCAATAAAGAATCCTAAAATAAATGGAAATCCTGAAGCATTAACCCGATATATGGGTATGATTAGGGAAGAGAATAAAAGAATGCACGCTCAGGTAGAGAACGTACTTCGTATATCAAAACTTGAGAAGAACGAGCTTGATATTAAAAAAGAACGGCTAAAACTTCACGATTTAATTGAAGATGCAATTATGCATATTGAGTTAATAGTTGAAGATCGACAGGGGTATATAAAGACCCATCTGGGTGCATTAAAAAGTTCTGTTCTCGCAAATGAGTCACATTTTACAAATGTGCTGGTAAATATTCTTGATAATGCTGTAAAATATTCTACAGATGTACCTAAAATAGATATTTATACAGAAAACCTTAAGAACTTCATTTTGATTAAAATAAAAGATCAGGGTGACGGGATGACAAAACAAGTTCAAAAGAAAATATTTGATAAATTCTATCGCGAGCACACTGGCGATATACATAATGTAAAAGGGCACGGTCTGGGTCTTGCATACGCAAAACGTATGGTAGAAGATCACGCAGGTGAAATCTGGGTACAGAGCGAAAAAGGCAAAGGCAGTACCTTTATTATTAAACTACCACTAATATCTTAA
- the coaE gene encoding dephospho-CoA kinase (Dephospho-CoA kinase (CoaE) performs the final step in coenzyme A biosynthesis.) → MKIVGITGGIGSGKTTIARYFNERFDIPVYYADTEAKALMQTDALRNQIINLLGDKAYENNILDRKYVASKVFKDSKLLEQLNKIVHPAVKVHFEEWSVVQEAPYVLKEAAILFENGTHTSCDFVILVTAPEDVRIQRVLDRDHTSVKEIKNRIDKQWDDFKKIPLADFVIENIDLEISKKKVLEIHLQLLATPLNT, encoded by the coding sequence ATGAAAATTGTAGGAATTACAGGAGGTATAGGAAGTGGCAAAACCACCATAGCTCGTTATTTTAATGAACGATTTGATATTCCGGTTTATTATGCAGATACTGAAGCTAAAGCACTTATGCAAACTGATGCATTAAGAAATCAGATCATCAATCTTCTAGGTGATAAAGCATATGAAAACAATATCCTCGACCGTAAATATGTAGCGTCAAAAGTTTTTAAAGATTCAAAATTACTAGAGCAACTTAATAAAATTGTACATCCTGCAGTAAAAGTGCATTTTGAAGAATGGAGTGTCGTTCAAGAAGCACCTTATGTTCTTAAAGAAGCGGCTATTCTTTTTGAAAATGGAACGCATACTTCGTGTGATTTTGTCATTTTAGTTACAGCTCCAGAAGATGTACGAATTCAACGTGTTCTTGATAGAGATCATACCAGTGTAAAAGAAATTAAGAATAGAATAGATAAACAGTGGGATGATTTTAAAAAGATTCCACTGGCAGATTTTGTTATTGAGAACATAGATCTGGAGATTAGTAAAAAAAAGGTTTTAGAAATACACCTTCAACTCTTGGCAACCCCTTTAAATACATAG
- a CDS encoding CdaR family protein gives MSDKKKRSKNSNLRVFLTIFLVVAAISIMIKLNRNFSFTVKIPLTFQNLSEDYILKKSSTTSVKVTGKASGYDYFKYRFFSQAFPIDLSNLPKNGSRSYYVFTAESDALKGSLSGSEITEFEPDTVYFTLDRNYDKRVPVISNFEISYAPGYGSFQGMEIKPDSITVRGPESEVDTITKVYTSAEVFEDIRASKEGNISLHLFKKIPNVELLPNTIAYNLHVDKFTEGSVSVPLQLINVPPHVSAKVFPKRINVIFNVNVTNYDRVKSSDFKVVVDFDEADSLSTSLTPQVVEIPEFVRDVRISESTVQYLLVK, from the coding sequence ATGTCAGATAAAAAGAAGCGCAGCAAAAATTCAAACCTTCGGGTTTTTCTAACCATTTTTTTAGTGGTTGCTGCTATTTCGATTATGATTAAGTTGAATCGTAATTTTAGTTTTACGGTTAAAATACCATTAACTTTTCAGAATCTGTCTGAAGATTACATACTCAAGAAAAGCTCTACAACCTCTGTTAAAGTAACGGGTAAAGCAAGTGGGTATGATTATTTTAAATATAGATTTTTCTCTCAGGCATTTCCTATAGACCTATCAAATCTACCTAAAAACGGTAGCAGATCTTACTATGTTTTTACTGCGGAAAGTGATGCGTTAAAAGGAAGTCTAAGTGGTAGTGAAATAACAGAATTTGAACCCGATACTGTTTATTTTACTTTAGATAGAAATTATGATAAACGCGTTCCTGTAATTTCTAATTTTGAAATAAGCTATGCTCCGGGTTATGGAAGTTTTCAGGGAATGGAAATCAAACCAGACAGTATTACAGTAAGAGGTCCCGAGTCTGAGGTAGATACTATTACCAAGGTATATACGAGTGCAGAAGTTTTTGAGGATATTAGAGCATCTAAAGAAGGTAATATTTCATTGCATTTGTTTAAAAAAATACCCAACGTAGAATTACTGCCTAATACAATCGCTTATAATTTACATGTAGATAAATTTACTGAAGGTTCTGTGTCTGTTCCGCTTCAATTAATAAATGTACCGCCGCATGTGTCTGCAAAGGTCTTTCCGAAGCGTATAAATGTAATTTTTAATGTAAATGTTACCAATTATGACCGGGTAAAGTCTTCAGATTTTAAAGTAGTTGTAGACTTTGATGAGGCAGATAGCCTTTCAACCTCCCTGACACCGCAGGTTGTTGAAATACCAGAATTTGTAAGGGATGTGCGTATAAGTGAAAGTACAGTTCAATATCTTCTAGTAAAATGA
- a CDS encoding glycosyltransferase, translated as MNLVFSIIIPVYNRPQEVRELLQSLRAQTFRKPFEIVIVEDGSIETSEDVIEEYSDLNITYFIKENTGPGDSRNYGMQRATGNYFLILDSDCVLPESYLKRVDDSLTKKFSDFFGGPDAAEENFTILQKAINYVMTSLLTTGGIRGRKEASSSFEPRSFNMGISKKAFEASGGFGKIHPGEDPDLTIRLWDLGFKSQLITGAFVYHKRRISWAKFYKQVRKFGLVRPILTTWHPQSSKLTFWFPSLFTLGLITAFILALIGFYIPVCLVALYFVFIVLDSTIKNKNITVGLLSVWAVLVQFTGYGFAFAESTYYIRYLKKDPRKKYPHLFFE; from the coding sequence ATGAACTTAGTTTTTTCAATAATTATACCGGTATATAACAGACCTCAGGAAGTACGGGAGTTGTTGCAAAGTTTAAGGGCACAAACTTTTAGAAAACCTTTTGAAATTGTAATTGTTGAAGATGGTTCTATAGAAACTTCTGAGGATGTTATTGAAGAATATTCAGATTTAAACATCACTTATTTTATAAAAGAGAATACAGGTCCCGGTGATTCCCGCAATTATGGAATGCAGCGTGCCACAGGCAATTATTTTCTAATTTTAGATAGTGATTGCGTCTTGCCAGAAAGTTATCTGAAGCGCGTAGATGACAGTCTGACTAAAAAGTTTTCAGACTTTTTTGGAGGTCCAGATGCAGCTGAAGAAAATTTTACGATTCTTCAAAAAGCCATTAACTATGTGATGACCTCTTTATTGACTACAGGAGGTATACGGGGTAGAAAAGAAGCTTCTTCCAGTTTTGAACCACGTAGTTTTAATATGGGTATTTCTAAAAAAGCTTTTGAGGCTTCAGGGGGTTTTGGTAAAATACATCCCGGTGAAGATCCCGATTTAACGATTAGGTTATGGGATCTGGGTTTTAAATCTCAATTAATTACAGGAGCTTTTGTATATCACAAGCGTCGTATATCGTGGGCTAAGTTTTACAAGCAGGTACGCAAATTTGGATTAGTTAGACCCATCCTCACGACTTGGCATCCACAAAGTTCTAAACTTACGTTTTGGTTTCCCAGTCTTTTTACTTTAGGATTGATTACGGCATTTATTTTAGCGCTAATAGGTTTCTATATACCAGTTTGTCTGGTAGCTTTGTATTTTGTGTTTATAGTTTTAGATTCTACAATTAAAAATAAAAATATAACGGTAGGTTTACTTTCTGTTTGGGCTGTTCTTGTACAATTTACGGGATATGGTTTTGCATTTGCAGAGTCTACCTATTATATACGATATCTCAAAAAGGATCCTCGCAAAAAGTATCCTCACTTATTTTTTGAGTAA
- a CDS encoding enoyl-ACP reductase, whose protein sequence is MSYNLLKGKRGIIFGALDENSIAWKTAERVHEEGGTFVLTNAPIAMRMGSINKLAEKTGSKIIPADATSVEDLEKLVAGAVEELGGKLDFVLHSIGMSINVRKGRHYTDQNYDWTQKGTDVSAMSFHKTMQVLYKQDAMNEWGSIVALTYMAAQRVFPDYNDMADNKAYLESIARSFGYFFGRDKKVRVNTISQSPTPTTAGQGVKGFDGFIAYAEKMSPLGNATAQECADYTITLFSDLTKKVTLQNLFHDGGFSNMGVSNEVMEAFVNEQK, encoded by the coding sequence ATGTCCTATAATTTATTAAAAGGAAAACGAGGAATCATTTTTGGAGCGCTTGATGAAAATTCAATCGCATGGAAGACAGCTGAGCGCGTTCACGAAGAAGGTGGAACTTTTGTCTTAACAAATGCACCCATTGCAATGCGTATGGGAAGCATTAACAAGTTAGCAGAAAAAACAGGTTCTAAAATCATACCTGCAGACGCTACGTCTGTTGAAGATCTTGAGAAACTTGTAGCGGGAGCAGTCGAAGAATTAGGTGGTAAACTCGATTTCGTTTTACACAGCATAGGTATGTCTATAAATGTACGTAAGGGGCGTCATTATACAGATCAGAATTACGACTGGACTCAAAAAGGTACAGATGTGAGTGCAATGTCTTTTCATAAAACAATGCAGGTTCTATATAAGCAAGATGCTATGAATGAGTGGGGGAGTATTGTTGCACTAACTTATATGGCTGCACAACGTGTTTTCCCAGATTATAATGACATGGCAGATAACAAAGCCTATTTAGAAAGTATTGCGCGTAGTTTCGGTTATTTCTTTGGACGTGATAAAAAAGTACGTGTAAACACAATTTCACAATCACCTACACCTACAACAGCTGGCCAGGGCGTAAAAGGTTTTGACGGTTTTATTGCATATGCAGAAAAAATGAGTCCGTTAGGTAACGCTACAGCTCAGGAGTGTGCAGATTATACGATTACATTATTTTCTGACCTTACTAAAAAAGTTACACTTCAAAACTTATTCCACGATGGTGGATTTAGCAATATGGGTGTAAGTAATGAAGTAATGGAAGCGTTTGTTAACGAGCAAAAATAA
- the recN gene encoding DNA repair protein RecN produces the protein MLNSIHIKNYALIEEVNLNFNDGFTVITGETGAGKSILLGALGLILGKRADIGSIGNPDEKCVIEAHFDITTYNLEALFATENLDFEPQTIIRREILASGKSRAFINDTPVTLNQLSALGLRLVDIHSQHQTMEVTDVDFQFQVLDAFAENGKNLTTYSELYAAFRKKENQLKKLVKQKEEVQKEEEYKSFLLEELLAANLKAGEQEIIETAHDTLNNVEQITEGLAEAYQILSREEVGVNEMLLSAKVRLSKLSGFSPKLKELWERLEAVTIELDDVSESINDLAADTEGDPTELARLESRLKLFFDLQKKHQVDSVEGLIEIRDALDEEVQSLNNLDQNITKLEREIAQAKIELEKLAVQLTSKRTKTIKPLTEKLQSILANLGMPNARFEVSLTDSPSFLDNGKDLLHFLFTANKGMRAQELKKAASGGELSRIMLAIKSVLSDYAHLPTLIFDEIDTGVSGEVALKMGYIMKAMGNRMQLISITHLPQIAGQGAHHFKVYKEDKQQKTTTGIKVLDRDQRIAELAEMLGGKASSDAAFDHARQLLN, from the coding sequence TTGCTCAATTCAATACACATAAAAAACTACGCATTAATTGAAGAGGTAAATCTCAATTTTAATGATGGGTTTACGGTAATTACTGGTGAGACGGGAGCCGGTAAATCTATACTTTTGGGGGCTTTAGGTCTTATTTTGGGGAAACGGGCAGATATAGGTAGTATAGGTAACCCTGACGAGAAATGTGTAATTGAAGCACATTTTGATATTACTACCTATAATTTAGAAGCTCTTTTTGCTACAGAAAACCTCGATTTTGAGCCACAGACTATTATACGTAGAGAGATTCTGGCTAGTGGCAAAAGCAGGGCCTTTATAAATGACACGCCTGTAACTCTAAACCAGTTGTCAGCTTTAGGATTACGTCTTGTAGATATTCACAGTCAACATCAAACAATGGAAGTGACAGATGTTGATTTTCAGTTTCAAGTTTTAGATGCATTTGCTGAAAATGGAAAAAACTTAACTACATACTCAGAGCTTTATGCTGCTTTCAGGAAAAAAGAAAACCAGTTGAAGAAACTAGTAAAGCAAAAAGAGGAAGTTCAAAAAGAAGAAGAGTATAAATCATTTTTGCTGGAAGAATTACTTGCTGCAAATTTAAAAGCAGGTGAGCAGGAAATCATTGAAACAGCACACGATACGCTAAATAATGTAGAACAAATTACGGAAGGTCTGGCAGAAGCTTATCAGATTTTGAGCAGGGAAGAAGTAGGCGTTAATGAAATGTTGCTTTCTGCTAAAGTACGATTGTCTAAATTGTCTGGGTTTAGCCCTAAACTTAAAGAATTATGGGAGCGACTTGAGGCTGTAACCATAGAGCTTGATGATGTTTCAGAAAGTATAAATGATCTTGCTGCAGACACAGAGGGTGATCCTACAGAATTAGCCCGACTAGAAAGCAGATTGAAGTTGTTTTTTGATCTTCAGAAAAAGCATCAGGTGGATAGTGTTGAAGGTCTTATTGAGATACGAGATGCGCTTGACGAAGAAGTACAGTCGCTTAATAATTTAGATCAAAATATCACAAAATTAGAGCGGGAGATTGCTCAGGCTAAAATTGAGTTAGAAAAACTTGCGGTACAACTTACAAGTAAGCGTACAAAAACTATAAAACCATTAACTGAAAAGCTTCAGAGTATACTTGCTAACCTGGGGATGCCTAATGCACGTTTTGAGGTAAGTCTAACAGATAGTCCGTCATTTTTAGATAATGGTAAAGATCTACTTCATTTTCTTTTTACAGCAAATAAGGGAATGCGCGCTCAGGAACTTAAAAAAGCAGCTTCTGGAGGAGAATTATCACGTATTATGCTCGCTATAAAATCTGTTCTTAGTGATTATGCACATTTACCTACACTAATTTTTGATGAGATTGATACCGGGGTAAGTGGAGAAGTCGCTTTAAAAATGGGCTATATCATGAAGGCGATGGGCAATCGCATGCAGCTCATAAGTATTACCCATTTACCGCAGATAGCCGGGCAGGGAGCACATCACTTTAAAGTTTATAAAGAAGATAAGCAACAAAAAACAACAACGGGGATCAAAGTATTAGACCGGGATCAACGCATTGCAGAGTTGGCTGAAATGCTGGGTGGAAAAGCATCTTCTGATGCTGCTTTTGACCACGCAAGACAACTACTCAATTAA